From a region of the Nitrospira sp. genome:
- a CDS encoding O-antigen ligase family protein, with amino-acid sequence MELSPWGINRLQMEARRVAGWATTALGFTLPIWVSADGVLVALLVVCWVASGEWRERIRRITANPVAVSAILLFGWLLAGSLWGMGSLEERVLAVKKYADLLLIPLLISMAVGIHERNRALLALTASLVVTLLLSLALSVGFLPGSQALNCDRFNPCVFKKHTTHNVLMAFGALLFAVLAWKSSQRWVRWGLGGAAVLAAGNVLLMVQGRTGYVVLAGLAVMAFHMYFGWRGMLAAIVGLCLAFSAAYQVSSSFHQRVELVVSGTTQWNPQVAAADPVGWRLEFFYHTAEIIRDHPLIGVGTGGFVQAYRSRAVQPGMAVPPHPHNQYLFIMAQVGIVGLGLLLWLFVQQWRSAPLAGDAAYGLLARGLVVTIAVGCFFNPFLVDHTEKLFYCWFSGLMYSGTDPQLDTKT; translated from the coding sequence ATGGAGTTATCCCCTTGGGGGATCAACCGTCTGCAGATGGAAGCGAGGCGGGTGGCAGGTTGGGCAACAACCGCACTCGGCTTCACCTTACCGATCTGGGTGTCGGCGGACGGCGTTCTTGTCGCCCTGCTGGTTGTGTGTTGGGTCGCAAGTGGAGAGTGGCGGGAACGAATCCGTCGAATCACGGCGAATCCAGTGGCAGTGAGCGCAATACTCTTGTTCGGGTGGTTGTTGGCCGGGTCTCTATGGGGAATGGGTTCTCTGGAAGAGCGAGTGCTGGCCGTAAAGAAGTACGCCGATCTGCTGCTGATTCCTCTGTTGATTTCGATGGCGGTCGGCATCCACGAGCGAAATCGCGCGCTCCTTGCGCTCACGGCATCGTTGGTTGTGACGCTGCTGCTGTCCCTTGCCTTAAGTGTGGGGTTTCTTCCAGGCAGCCAGGCTCTCAATTGTGATCGGTTCAACCCGTGCGTATTCAAAAAGCACACAACGCATAACGTGCTGATGGCCTTCGGTGCGTTGTTGTTTGCCGTATTGGCTTGGAAATCTTCACAGAGGTGGGTGCGTTGGGGGTTGGGAGGCGCCGCAGTCTTGGCCGCAGGTAATGTGTTATTGATGGTGCAGGGCCGAACCGGGTATGTGGTGTTGGCCGGGCTTGCCGTAATGGCCTTCCATATGTACTTCGGATGGCGAGGCATGCTCGCGGCGATCGTGGGCTTATGCCTGGCATTTTCGGCGGCGTACCAGGTGTCGTCCTCTTTCCATCAACGGGTGGAGCTCGTCGTCTCCGGTACCACACAGTGGAACCCCCAGGTGGCGGCTGCCGATCCGGTAGGCTGGCGATTGGAATTCTTCTATCATACGGCCGAGATTATTCGGGACCACCCCCTGATAGGCGTCGGGACCGGAGGGTTTGTTCAAGCGTACCGCTCGCGTGCGGTACAACCCGGCATGGCAGTACCCCCCCACCCCCACAATCAATACCTCTTCATCATGGCACAAGTAGGAATAGTCGGACTCGGCTTACTACTCTGGTTGTTTGTACAACAGTGGCGATCGGCACCACTGGCCGGTGATGCGGCGTACGGGCTGCTCGCCAGAGGACTGGTGGTCACTATTGCGGTCGGATGTTTTTTTAACCCTTTTCTTGTCGACCATACGGAGAAACTGTTTTACTGCTGGTTCTCCGGGCTGATGTATTCCGGGACTGATCCGCAACTCGATACGAAGACATGA
- a CDS encoding glycosyltransferase family 2 protein, with product MSLSTYIIAYNEAKKIADAINSVLWADEIIVVDSASTDETARIAQDLGARVVQIPFQGFGHLRNQAIEACTHEWIFSLDTDERCTPDVRDEILAVLAETPAHDAYLVPRRNYFMGRWITHSGWYPNFRQPQLFRKGAMKYAESPVHEGYELLTTKPVGRLTHAIWQIPFGDFEEVVKKANRYSSLGALKLADQRVSMGAALFHGLWSFLKHYVVKRGFLDGWPGFVIAFGNFEGTFYRYAKRFEQQEMWPLPKQMPLRRTGHAPPK from the coding sequence ATGAGTCTTTCGACATATATCATCGCCTACAACGAGGCGAAGAAGATTGCCGATGCCATTAATAGCGTGTTATGGGCGGATGAAATCATCGTGGTCGATTCTGCCAGTACGGACGAGACGGCCCGGATTGCCCAGGACTTGGGAGCCCGGGTTGTCCAGATTCCGTTTCAGGGTTTCGGCCATCTGCGAAATCAAGCCATCGAGGCCTGCACGCACGAGTGGATCTTCAGCCTCGATACGGATGAACGCTGCACACCGGACGTTCGGGACGAGATTCTCGCGGTCCTTGCGGAGACTCCTGCACACGATGCCTATCTGGTGCCGCGACGGAATTACTTCATGGGACGTTGGATTACGCATTCCGGCTGGTATCCGAATTTCCGCCAGCCGCAGTTGTTCAGGAAAGGGGCTATGAAGTATGCGGAATCTCCGGTCCACGAAGGATACGAACTCTTGACCACCAAGCCGGTCGGACGGCTGACGCATGCGATTTGGCAGATCCCGTTCGGCGACTTCGAAGAGGTCGTCAAGAAGGCCAACCGCTACTCGTCGCTTGGAGCGTTGAAGCTTGCCGATCAACGGGTGTCGATGGGGGCGGCTCTGTTTCACGGCCTCTGGTCATTTCTCAAACATTACGTGGTTAAACGTGGGTTTCTGGACGGCTGGCCCGGCTTCGTCATCGCCTTCGGAAATTTTGAGGGAACATTTTATCGATATGCCAAGCGATTCGAGCAGCAGGAGATGTGGCCGCTTCCCAAACAGATGCCGCTTCGGCGCACCGGTCACGCCCCTCCGAAATGA
- a CDS encoding glycosyltransferase family 2 protein, producing the protein MKTAVIVTTYNRPDALAAVLEGYCGQSDHDFGLVVADDGSKEETAEVVRQFARRAPFSLTHIWQEDRGFRAAAIRNRAVASTSADYIIFTDGDCVPSRHFVCAHKRLAEPGYFLGSNRVLLAAELTNRVVHERLLIHAWGGIEWVLSWSRREINRVLPLMTLPDGGFRKWSPGRWKGIKTCNLSVWRADLIRVNGLDESYEGWGLEDSDLIIRLLHAGVKHKNARFAATVFHLWHPEQDRMRLPTNQKRLDELLQSTAVRAAIGLDRHGGL; encoded by the coding sequence ATGAAAACAGCGGTAATCGTTACGACGTACAATCGTCCTGATGCGCTGGCGGCTGTGTTGGAAGGGTATTGCGGCCAAAGCGATCACGATTTTGGACTGGTCGTTGCGGATGACGGTTCGAAAGAAGAGACGGCGGAGGTCGTCCGGCAGTTTGCGCGGCGCGCACCGTTCTCGCTGACGCATATCTGGCAGGAGGATCGAGGATTTCGCGCCGCAGCGATTCGCAACCGAGCCGTCGCATCGACGAGCGCCGACTACATTATTTTTACGGATGGAGACTGTGTTCCCTCCCGGCATTTCGTGTGTGCTCACAAGCGACTTGCCGAACCTGGTTACTTTCTCGGGTCGAATCGTGTGTTACTTGCCGCCGAGTTGACGAACCGTGTTGTGCATGAGCGGCTTCTAATTCACGCATGGGGCGGAATCGAGTGGGTCCTTTCCTGGTCACGAAGGGAAATCAATCGCGTACTTCCGTTGATGACATTACCTGATGGCGGGTTCCGAAAATGGTCGCCGGGTCGTTGGAAAGGCATCAAGACGTGCAATCTCTCCGTGTGGCGCGCAGACTTGATCCGTGTGAATGGACTTGACGAGTCCTACGAGGGATGGGGGCTGGAAGATTCTGATCTGATCATTCGGCTTCTCCACGCCGGCGTGAAGCACAAGAACGCACGGTTTGCCGCGACAGTCTTCCATTTGTGGCACCCTGAGCAGGATCGCATGAGACTTCCGACCAATCAGAAGCGTTTGGATGAGCTGTTGCAATCGACGGCGGTGCGTGCCGCCATAGGACTTGATCGGCACGGTGGCCTCTGA
- a CDS encoding glycosyltransferase family 9 protein gives MNREMRSALVVCTRRIGDVLLATPVVRSLKTALPHLMIDMLVFEGTEDIVSANEDIRRIWTIPERPTIAKHLKLLRAMWRRYDVALSVLAGDRPTFHAWVAGRYRIGTLLPDNKSRWKQRLLHEWVPFDNLQTHTIVMNLRLLESLKIKPLGTPIVTWTQDDENSVQRMFPQMRDARRYAVLHISPKFAYKTWTVAGWVALGQWLIDRGMGVVVTGMESGQEAYCEQVIQGLPGAVNLVGRVTLPALGCLLSRAAVYIGTDTAVSHMAAAVGVPTVVLFGPSNPVKWGPWPKDFSPTTQSPWVRQGSQRQGNVFLLQGEGECVPCFAEGCDRHINSLSDCLQQLSVQRAIQAIESILGERALLVPTTGYA, from the coding sequence ATGAATCGGGAAATGCGAAGCGCATTGGTCGTCTGTACGCGTCGAATCGGCGACGTGCTCTTAGCGACACCCGTCGTACGCTCCCTCAAGACCGCGTTGCCGCATCTGATGATCGATATGCTGGTGTTCGAAGGGACCGAAGATATCGTGTCGGCAAATGAGGATATCCGGCGGATCTGGACGATTCCCGAGCGCCCGACGATTGCGAAACATCTGAAATTACTGCGCGCGATGTGGCGACGCTATGATGTCGCGCTTTCTGTTCTGGCGGGAGACCGTCCCACCTTTCACGCTTGGGTGGCCGGTCGATATCGTATTGGGACTCTCTTGCCGGACAACAAATCACGGTGGAAACAACGCCTACTTCACGAATGGGTTCCCTTTGACAACCTGCAGACTCATACGATCGTCATGAATCTGCGGTTGCTCGAATCCTTGAAAATCAAGCCGCTTGGAACTCCTATTGTGACGTGGACTCAAGACGATGAAAACTCAGTTCAGCGCATGTTTCCTCAGATGCGGGATGCCCGACGATATGCCGTGTTACATATATCGCCGAAGTTTGCCTACAAGACTTGGACGGTGGCTGGGTGGGTGGCGCTTGGGCAGTGGTTGATTGACCGTGGGATGGGGGTAGTTGTCACAGGTATGGAGTCAGGCCAAGAGGCGTACTGCGAACAAGTCATCCAGGGCTTGCCGGGTGCCGTGAATCTGGTCGGCCGAGTGACGCTGCCGGCCCTTGGGTGTCTCTTAAGCCGCGCGGCTGTGTATATCGGAACTGATACGGCGGTGAGTCATATGGCGGCCGCTGTCGGGGTGCCTACCGTCGTGCTCTTTGGGCCGTCAAATCCGGTGAAGTGGGGTCCGTGGCCGAAGGACTTCTCTCCCACGACGCAAAGTCCGTGGGTCAGGCAAGGTTCGCAGCGGCAGGGAAATGTGTTTCTGCTCCAGGGAGAAGGGGAGTGTGTGCCTTGCTTTGCTGAAGGGTGCGACCGTCACATCAACAGTTTGAGTGATTGCCTCCAGCAGCTATCCGTGCAGCGTGCCATTCAGGCCATCGAATCCATCCTTGGAGAGCGGGCGCTCCTCGTTCCGACCACGGGGTACGCATGA
- a CDS encoding polysaccharide biosynthesis protein codes for MKQSAAKLYHSIAGRYGNVVLLYRSFLLIGAQLVLIFLANLTAFALRFDADLPPEYQQMMWDHVPAVLLIFGSGLWMFGIQRGLWRYVGIYDLGKILLASLTGAAAFYGVIHLIGGITQYPRSVIVLTGLLNGLYLSGIRLAVRGFREWIRIADPTARRVLIVGAGNAGELLVRDMLSDANYNSRPVGFVDDDPIKRKMSIHGIPVVGTIGDTRHAADRLEVQEIIVAIPSATTTVKQKILAASEGCTVPIKTLPNLKQLLGDPVSLQQVRPMSLDDLLQREPIQTDCQDLHPLITGKTLLVTGAGGSIGSELCRQISQYKPKTLVLFERYENALHALLLELRAAFPEAQILPRIGDVTVPDRVSEVFRQTGPDIVFHAAAHKHVPLMELNPKEAIRNNILGTRVVAEAAMKSGVERFVLISTDKAVNPSSIMGVTKRIAEHLLQDLNHTGLTKFTVVRFGNVLGSNGSVVPLFTEQIRKGGPVTVTHPEIKRFFMTIPEAVQLVLQASVMGRGGEVFVLDMGEQIRVADLARNMIVLAGLVPGKDIDIIFTGLRPGEKLYEELFEERELVEPTSHPKIHRAAGAPVPVGELSEWLESLQANLPKYEEEALLRDLKRLVPSFHPSLSPGVW; via the coding sequence ATGAAACAGTCTGCTGCCAAGCTATATCACTCCATTGCCGGACGATACGGGAACGTGGTCCTGCTTTATCGGTCATTTCTCCTCATCGGCGCACAGTTGGTTCTGATTTTCTTGGCAAACCTGACCGCGTTTGCACTGCGATTCGATGCCGACCTTCCTCCCGAGTATCAGCAGATGATGTGGGATCACGTTCCCGCCGTGCTGCTGATATTCGGTTCCGGCTTATGGATGTTTGGGATTCAGCGGGGACTTTGGAGATATGTCGGCATTTACGACTTAGGAAAAATCCTGCTGGCTTCCCTGACCGGCGCGGCGGCTTTTTACGGAGTCATCCATCTCATCGGCGGGATTACCCAGTATCCTCGCTCCGTCATCGTCCTGACCGGCCTGTTGAACGGACTATATTTGTCGGGCATACGATTGGCGGTGCGGGGATTCAGGGAATGGATCCGGATCGCCGATCCGACTGCCCGTCGAGTGCTGATCGTCGGCGCTGGAAATGCAGGCGAGTTGTTGGTTAGAGACATGCTTTCCGATGCCAACTATAACAGCCGGCCGGTTGGGTTTGTGGATGATGATCCCATCAAACGCAAGATGTCGATCCATGGAATACCGGTCGTGGGTACGATCGGCGATACTAGACATGCGGCGGATCGGCTGGAAGTTCAGGAGATCATCGTCGCCATCCCATCCGCGACAACCACGGTGAAGCAAAAAATTCTGGCGGCTTCAGAAGGGTGCACGGTCCCGATCAAGACCCTACCCAATCTCAAACAATTATTGGGTGATCCCGTCTCGTTGCAACAAGTACGGCCGATGAGTCTGGACGATTTGCTTCAACGTGAGCCGATCCAGACTGATTGCCAGGACTTGCACCCGCTCATCACCGGTAAGACATTGCTGGTCACCGGAGCGGGAGGTTCGATTGGGTCCGAGTTATGCCGGCAGATTTCGCAGTACAAGCCCAAAACCTTGGTGCTGTTTGAGCGGTATGAAAATGCCCTTCATGCGCTCTTGCTGGAATTGAGAGCGGCCTTTCCGGAAGCGCAGATACTCCCCCGCATAGGGGACGTGACGGTGCCCGACCGTGTGTCGGAAGTGTTCCGCCAGACCGGTCCCGATATTGTGTTCCATGCAGCGGCACACAAACATGTTCCGCTCATGGAACTGAATCCGAAGGAAGCGATTCGCAACAATATCTTAGGAACCCGTGTGGTTGCCGAAGCCGCCATGAAATCAGGCGTCGAGCGCTTCGTTCTCATTTCCACCGACAAGGCGGTCAACCCATCGAGCATCATGGGAGTCACCAAGAGAATTGCTGAGCATTTGCTTCAGGATTTGAACCATACCGGCCTTACGAAGTTCACCGTCGTGCGGTTCGGCAATGTGCTAGGCAGCAATGGAAGCGTGGTACCTCTCTTCACCGAGCAGATTCGTAAAGGTGGACCGGTGACGGTGACCCATCCGGAGATCAAGCGGTTTTTTATGACGATTCCAGAAGCGGTGCAATTGGTGCTGCAAGCGAGTGTGATGGGACGGGGAGGAGAGGTATTTGTCCTGGATATGGGTGAGCAAATCCGAGTTGCCGATCTCGCGAGAAACATGATTGTGTTGGCCGGCCTGGTTCCTGGCAAGGATATCGACATCATTTTTACCGGTCTCCGGCCTGGAGAAAAGTTGTACGAAGAACTCTTCGAGGAACGTGAACTGGTTGAGCCGACCTCCCATCCGAAGATCCATCGAGCCGCAGGAGCCCCTGTCCCAGTCGGCGAACTGAGCGAATGGTTGGAGTCACTGCAGGCCAATCTTCCGAAATACGAGGAAGAGGCGCTGCTCCGAGACCTCAAGCGGCTGGTTCCGAGTTTCCATCCGAGCCTCTCGCCAGGGGTCTGGTAG
- a CDS encoding NTP transferase domain-containing protein, translating into MKGVVLAGGLGSRLLPLTKVTNKHLLPVYNRPMIYYPIQTLVNAGVTEIMLVTGGNSAGDFLKLLGDGREFGLKHLNYTYQEGEGGIADALRLAEHFADGEPICVVLGDNIIQGNIAMAADRFRSQRKGAKILLKEVKDPQRFGVPVLEGERVVRIEEKPLEPRSPYAVTGIYFYDPHVFQFIRELKPSARGELEITDVNNAYIKAGTLTWDLLQGWWTDAGTIESLYLANQLVGQTGANNLQVES; encoded by the coding sequence GTGAAAGGTGTCGTGCTGGCGGGAGGACTCGGCAGTAGATTATTGCCCCTCACGAAGGTCACGAACAAGCATCTGCTGCCGGTTTATAACCGGCCGATGATCTATTATCCGATTCAGACGCTGGTCAATGCGGGTGTGACGGAAATCATGTTGGTTACCGGCGGGAATAGCGCCGGCGATTTCCTAAAACTGCTCGGGGATGGCAGAGAGTTTGGCCTCAAACATCTCAATTATACGTATCAGGAAGGCGAGGGAGGCATTGCCGACGCCCTTCGGTTGGCGGAGCACTTTGCCGATGGTGAACCGATCTGCGTCGTGTTGGGGGACAACATTATTCAAGGAAACATCGCCATGGCGGCGGACCGCTTTCGCAGTCAACGAAAGGGAGCGAAGATTCTTCTCAAAGAAGTGAAAGATCCGCAACGGTTCGGCGTGCCGGTTTTGGAGGGAGAACGTGTCGTAAGAATCGAGGAAAAGCCGCTCGAGCCACGGTCGCCCTATGCCGTAACCGGCATTTACTTTTATGATCCGCACGTCTTCCAGTTCATCCGGGAGCTGAAGCCTTCCGCAAGAGGAGAGCTGGAAATTACCGACGTCAACAACGCGTATATCAAGGCCGGGACGCTGACATGGGATCTGCTTCAGGGATGGTGGACGGATGCTGGCACCATCGAGTCATTATACCTGGCCAATCAGCTCGTCGGCCAAACCGGCGCAAACAACCTTCAAGTGGAATCGTAG
- the rfbB gene encoding dTDP-glucose 4,6-dehydratase has translation MRILVTGGAGFIGSHLVRRLLVSSQHQIVNLDALRYSGNLTNLDAVSRHPGYVFVQGDICDAQLVSSVIRKYRIEGIINCAAETHVDRSILDPGSFARTDVVGTGVLLEEGRHAGVARFLQVSTDEVYGNVESGLSTEADRLAPRSPYSASKAGGDLLTLSYGTTYGFPVVVTRGSNTYGSNQYPEKFIPLFVTNAIDDQLLPLYGDGRYCRDWLAVEDHCAAIERVFFDGEPGAVYNIGGGNERENIVVAEEILSCLGKPKSLLRFVTDRPGHDRRYAVDCGKLRQLGWCPAVPFEEGLRATVRWYQEHESWWRPIKSGEFRKYYEQMYGKRLQQVS, from the coding sequence ATGCGCATCCTTGTTACCGGCGGCGCCGGGTTTATCGGCTCTCATCTGGTTCGACGTCTGCTGGTGTCGTCGCAGCATCAGATCGTCAATCTCGATGCCCTCCGCTATTCGGGGAACTTGACGAACCTGGACGCGGTCAGCCGGCATCCGGGGTATGTCTTTGTCCAGGGCGATATTTGCGATGCGCAACTGGTTTCATCCGTGATTCGCAAATATCGAATCGAAGGTATCATCAATTGCGCTGCGGAGACGCATGTCGATCGTTCAATTCTTGACCCGGGTAGCTTTGCGCGCACTGACGTGGTGGGTACGGGCGTGTTACTTGAAGAAGGGCGCCATGCCGGGGTTGCACGCTTTCTACAAGTGAGTACCGACGAGGTCTACGGCAACGTCGAATCCGGCCTGTCGACCGAAGCCGATCGGTTGGCGCCGCGTAGCCCCTATTCAGCCAGCAAAGCTGGGGGGGATCTTCTTACGCTGAGCTATGGGACGACCTATGGATTTCCCGTGGTCGTGACAAGAGGCAGCAACACCTACGGTTCCAATCAGTATCCGGAAAAATTTATTCCTCTCTTCGTGACGAACGCCATCGATGATCAGCTGTTGCCGTTGTACGGCGACGGAAGATATTGCCGAGATTGGCTTGCCGTCGAAGATCATTGTGCCGCGATCGAACGGGTCTTTTTTGATGGAGAACCGGGAGCCGTCTACAATATCGGTGGGGGGAACGAGCGTGAAAATATCGTGGTTGCCGAGGAGATTCTCTCCTGTCTGGGCAAGCCGAAGAGCTTGCTCCGCTTTGTGACGGACCGGCCCGGTCACGACCGCCGTTATGCCGTTGATTGCGGGAAACTGCGGCAGCTGGGATGGTGTCCTGCCGTACCGTTCGAAGAAGGGTTGCGCGCGACGGTTCGTTGGTATCAAGAGCATGAATCCTGGTGGCGTCCCATCAAATCCGGAGAGTTCCGGAAGTACTATGAGCAGATGTACGGCAAACGGTTGCAACAAGTGAGTTAG
- the rfbD gene encoding dTDP-4-dehydrorhamnose reductase, which produces MRILLTGANGQLGTVLRRALGSETVISKDLPDFDLTQLTVHDEIVEASPDLIIHAGAYTDVDGAEREPDLAMAVNARGTEQVAKAAVRLGARLIYISTDYVFDGEQQRPYGEYDSPRPINQYGLSKWKGEQVVLTSGADALIIRTAWLYGAVGKNFVRSIMRAAQSESVLKVVNDQYGCPTYAEDLASVLASLIGQDVQGVVHATNRGQCTWYEFARAIVRQMELPCSVLPITTQQAGRLAKRPPYSVLSADRLESLGFALPEWRQALTRFAKDTQVPLTDPQ; this is translated from the coding sequence ATGCGAATTCTCCTCACCGGGGCTAATGGGCAACTGGGTACCGTGCTCCGCAGGGCCCTCGGATCCGAAACAGTCATCTCCAAAGATTTGCCGGACTTCGATCTCACGCAGCTGACGGTTCATGACGAAATCGTTGAAGCCTCGCCGGATTTGATTATTCATGCGGGGGCGTACACAGATGTGGATGGGGCCGAGCGGGAACCCGACCTCGCGATGGCGGTGAACGCGAGGGGAACGGAACAGGTTGCGAAGGCCGCCGTTCGGCTTGGAGCCCGCCTGATCTACATTTCCACCGACTATGTGTTCGACGGCGAGCAGCAAAGACCATATGGTGAGTACGATAGCCCTCGCCCGATCAATCAATATGGACTGTCAAAATGGAAGGGGGAACAAGTTGTTCTGACATCGGGAGCCGACGCGCTTATCATCCGGACGGCGTGGCTCTATGGGGCCGTCGGTAAGAATTTTGTGAGGTCGATCATGCGCGCCGCGCAAAGTGAGTCGGTCTTGAAGGTCGTGAATGATCAGTACGGATGTCCCACATATGCCGAAGACCTGGCCTCCGTCCTTGCGTCGCTTATCGGTCAGGATGTGCAGGGAGTCGTCCACGCGACCAATCGTGGACAGTGCACGTGGTATGAGTTTGCGCGGGCTATCGTCCGCCAAATGGAACTCCCCTGTTCTGTCCTGCCGATCACGACCCAGCAGGCAGGTCGCCTCGCAAAGCGGCCGCCCTATTCTGTGCTGAGTGCGGACCGGCTGGAGTCATTGGGTTTCGCGTTACCCGAATGGCGCCAGGCATTGACCCGATTTGCCAAAGACACGCAGGTCCCTCTAACCGACCCTCAATAA
- a CDS encoding HAD-IIIA family hydrolase yields the protein MLATDVDGVLTDAGMYYSESGDEWKKFNTRDGMGIKLLQKAGLITAIVTQERTRLVARRAEKLAIPELHQGVMDKLSVIRDMATRHGISLRQVAYIGDDVNDIEALKAVGLSAAPADGLPQVLEIVHYICRKKGGEGAVRELAEMILQSRSETNITRRDR from the coding sequence TTGCTGGCAACCGATGTGGACGGAGTGCTGACCGATGCCGGCATGTATTATTCTGAGTCGGGTGATGAATGGAAAAAGTTCAATACCCGTGACGGAATGGGGATCAAACTGCTGCAGAAGGCCGGACTCATTACAGCGATCGTCACGCAGGAACGAACCAGGTTGGTGGCCAGGCGTGCTGAAAAACTCGCCATCCCCGAGCTTCATCAGGGGGTGATGGACAAATTGTCGGTGATCCGAGACATGGCGACACGGCATGGCATTTCACTCCGGCAAGTCGCGTATATCGGCGATGACGTGAACGACATCGAGGCGTTGAAAGCCGTGGGGTTGTCAGCGGCTCCCGCGGATGGGCTTCCACAAGTGTTGGAGATCGTCCACTATATCTGCCGGAAGAAGGGCGGAGAGGGGGCGGTTCGAGAGCTTGCGGAAATGATTCTTCAATCTCGTAGCGAGACGAACATCACAAGACGGGATCGTTGA
- a CDS encoding mannose-1-phosphate guanylyltransferase/mannose-6-phosphate isomerase yields MARTSNLYPVIMAGGSGTRFWPLSRHLFPKQLLRIGGEHTLIQQTMRRVSGCAPAAHVLISTNAAQADLIRGQLADWKDELTDGFLLEPEGRNTAPAIALAALEVLARDPDGLMLVVPADHVVTGQRDFEAAVQLASQLAAEGYLVTFGIKPIRPETGYGYIKPNGKVLLGKQGKLKGHPVQRFVEKPNATKAAQYLKAGHYFWNSGMFVWRAATILEEIALHQPAIAVSMERIRRLKKDGVPKQSIDDVYRQITPVSIDTGVMERSSKAAVVPVTFKWSDVGSWGSLDEVAERNKAGNVLTGRVIDLESTHSIVYADRRVVATIGLQDMVVVDTPDATLVCPKSRAQDVKKIVDVLKQQQAPEHMEHLTVQRPWGSYTILEEGPGFKVKRVTVNPGGRLSLQLHHKRSEHWVVIAGTARVTRDQEVFDLRVGESTAIPVNTKHRLENPGQETVHIIEVQNGPYLGEDDIVRFKDDYGRVATN; encoded by the coding sequence ATGGCGCGTACATCCAATCTGTATCCAGTGATCATGGCAGGGGGCAGTGGTACCAGGTTTTGGCCGTTGAGTCGCCATCTGTTCCCGAAACAGCTCTTGCGGATCGGCGGAGAGCATACGTTGATTCAACAAACGATGCGACGCGTCTCAGGCTGTGCGCCGGCAGCTCACGTGCTGATCTCGACGAATGCGGCGCAGGCTGACCTCATCCGTGGCCAATTGGCCGACTGGAAGGACGAACTGACCGATGGATTCCTTCTGGAACCGGAAGGACGGAACACGGCGCCCGCAATTGCATTGGCGGCGCTTGAGGTGCTGGCCCGAGATCCTGATGGACTCATGTTGGTCGTTCCTGCCGATCATGTGGTAACAGGGCAGCGGGATTTTGAGGCGGCGGTTCAATTGGCTTCCCAATTGGCAGCGGAAGGTTATCTGGTCACATTTGGGATCAAGCCGATTCGGCCGGAAACCGGGTACGGCTATATCAAACCGAACGGCAAAGTACTGCTCGGCAAACAGGGAAAACTGAAGGGACATCCTGTTCAAAGGTTCGTGGAGAAGCCCAATGCGACCAAGGCAGCCCAATACCTCAAGGCAGGTCACTATTTTTGGAACAGCGGTATGTTTGTCTGGCGTGCTGCAACGATCTTGGAGGAGATTGCCCTTCATCAGCCTGCGATTGCGGTCTCAATGGAGCGGATCCGGAGACTCAAGAAGGACGGCGTTCCTAAACAGTCGATAGACGACGTGTATCGTCAAATCACGCCCGTCTCTATCGACACGGGTGTGATGGAACGGTCGTCGAAGGCGGCCGTGGTGCCGGTGACCTTCAAGTGGTCGGATGTCGGGAGTTGGGGTAGTTTGGACGAAGTGGCGGAAAGGAATAAGGCCGGCAACGTCCTGACCGGACGAGTGATCGACCTTGAGAGCACTCATTCGATTGTCTACGCGGACCGGCGTGTTGTCGCGACGATCGGATTACAAGACATGGTGGTGGTGGATACCCCTGATGCGACATTAGTGTGTCCAAAGTCAAGAGCGCAGGACGTGAAGAAGATCGTCGATGTGCTCAAGCAGCAGCAGGCACCCGAACATATGGAACACCTGACGGTTCAGCGGCCATGGGGTTCGTACACGATCCTGGAAGAAGGTCCGGGGTTCAAAGTGAAACGTGTGACGGTCAACCCCGGTGGACGGCTCTCGCTTCAGTTGCATCACAAGCGTAGCGAACATTGGGTCGTGATCGCGGGCACCGCGCGCGTGACAAGAGACCAAGAAGTGTTCGATTTAAGGGTTGGAGAAAGTACGGCCATTCCGGTCAACACCAAACATCGTTTAGAGAATCCGGGACAGGAGACCGTCCACATTATCGAAGTGCAGAACGGACCCTACCTCGGTGAAGATGATATTGTGCGGTTCAAGGATGATTACGGCCGAGTAGCGACGAATTGA